One Brevibacillus choshinensis genomic window carries:
- a CDS encoding 3-hydroxyacyl-CoA dehydrogenase family protein — protein MAKHAAVIGSGVMGHGIAQEYALAGYTVSLYDLKEEFLSKAKNSIENSLSLLVSEQVITELAKQDALERIVLTTDLRAAVAEADVITEAIPEVIEMKWELFEKLEHLAKEDAIIASNTSTFSVARLIERAKTPHRFIITHFFNPAQLVPLVEIVRHESTSDEVVSTVMDLMVQIGKSPVLLKKDVPGFVANRLQAALMREAFHLLKEGVADAREIDTVMKDGIGFRWAFVGPIETADFGGLDTWKRVIENLAPVLDASQSAPALIEELVAKGELGTKTGSGIYSYADTSVEEKWKERDEQFIRLGKMKRG, from the coding sequence ATGGCAAAACATGCAGCAGTCATTGGATCTGGCGTTATGGGCCATGGGATTGCCCAGGAGTATGCGCTGGCTGGATACACCGTCTCTCTCTACGACTTAAAAGAAGAATTCTTGAGCAAAGCAAAAAATAGTATCGAGAACAGCTTGTCCCTCCTCGTGAGCGAACAAGTAATCACCGAGCTAGCCAAGCAGGATGCTCTGGAGCGAATTGTTTTGACTACCGATCTGCGTGCAGCCGTCGCAGAGGCAGACGTCATTACGGAAGCGATCCCGGAAGTAATCGAAATGAAATGGGAGCTGTTTGAAAAATTGGAGCATTTGGCAAAGGAAGATGCTATTATTGCTTCCAATACCTCTACTTTTTCGGTTGCCCGATTGATTGAAAGAGCAAAAACACCGCATCGATTCATCATTACTCATTTTTTCAATCCGGCTCAGCTCGTTCCACTCGTGGAAATCGTCCGGCATGAAAGCACGTCGGACGAGGTTGTATCTACCGTCATGGATCTCATGGTCCAAATTGGCAAATCGCCCGTTCTTTTGAAAAAGGACGTACCCGGCTTTGTCGCCAACCGCCTGCAGGCTGCCCTGATGAGAGAAGCCTTTCACTTGCTGAAGGAAGGCGTGGCCGATGCACGGGAAATCGATACAGTCATGAAGGATGGGATCGGATTCCGGTGGGCTTTTGTCGGTCCGATCGAAACGGCTGACTTTGGCGGGCTGGATACGTGGAAGCGAGTGATTGAAAATCTGGCGCCTGTACTGGATGCCTCGCAGAGTGCACCGGCCCTCATCGAAGAGCTGGTGGCAAAAGGCGAGCTTGGCACCAAAACAGGTTCAGGCATTTATTCGTATGCAGATACTTCCGTAGAGGAAAAATGGAAAGAGCGCGACGAACAATTTATCCGGCTGGGCAAAATGAAGCGCGGGTAA
- a CDS encoding MFS transporter has translation MNQRVLWILSIAQFLSMQVWFNFSAIMPVVQRQWELSSTQSGIIVATFHLGYVLAVIFYSFASDKYNPKYSFAYGSLVAGMSGLLFASVAEGFWSALVLRLLSGIGIAGVYVPGMKIVAQLSPPASRGKAMGVFVGSLVVGSGFSLFVSGMLLNAWGWQGVIVVTSCAAILSCGLILMSRIPEVTLSSTPVTKALLKKIVAKRNLLVNFSYAGHCWELYAMWAWIGPFMVYYFQQKGISDALSWGNLTASIIVMVGGIATYYGGKLSDRWGNVRAIRLFIWLSIACSFSIGWMISFPVWIVGSVALLYGFTIIADSPIYNKSIADMTDPEVLGIALGVQSVLGFSFTIISPAVFGMALDYGHWGGAFTVIAIGTLVTPLCLRALRTAAAPVENNG, from the coding sequence GTGAACCAGCGTGTGCTATGGATCCTATCGATCGCACAGTTTCTATCGATGCAAGTGTGGTTTAACTTCTCTGCCATCATGCCTGTAGTCCAGCGACAGTGGGAGCTGTCATCTACCCAGTCAGGGATCATCGTTGCGACCTTTCATCTTGGCTACGTGCTGGCTGTCATTTTTTACAGCTTTGCCAGTGATAAGTACAATCCGAAGTATTCGTTTGCTTATGGGTCGCTCGTTGCAGGGATGAGTGGCTTGTTATTTGCTAGCGTAGCGGAAGGATTCTGGTCTGCCCTGGTCCTGCGTCTCCTTTCGGGGATTGGGATTGCAGGTGTGTATGTGCCGGGAATGAAGATCGTGGCGCAATTATCTCCGCCTGCGTCCAGGGGAAAAGCGATGGGCGTATTCGTCGGTTCCCTTGTGGTTGGATCGGGGTTTTCCTTGTTTGTGTCAGGCATGCTGCTGAATGCCTGGGGGTGGCAGGGGGTCATCGTGGTCACTTCGTGCGCAGCCATTTTATCGTGTGGTCTGATTCTGATGTCGCGCATTCCCGAGGTCACGCTTTCTTCGACACCTGTCACAAAGGCGCTGCTTAAAAAAATCGTCGCAAAAAGAAATTTGTTGGTCAATTTCAGCTATGCCGGACATTGCTGGGAACTGTATGCGATGTGGGCATGGATTGGACCGTTCATGGTGTATTATTTTCAGCAAAAAGGAATATCGGATGCGCTATCCTGGGGAAATCTGACGGCTTCCATCATTGTCATGGTCGGCGGGATCGCCACCTATTACGGAGGAAAGCTGTCCGATCGTTGGGGGAACGTGCGAGCTATTCGCCTGTTCATTTGGCTCAGCATTGCGTGCTCCTTTTCCATTGGGTGGATGATTTCCTTTCCCGTATGGATCGTGGGGAGTGTCGCTCTTCTCTATGGCTTCACAATCATTGCCGATTCTCCCATCTACAACAAATCCATTGCCGATATGACCGACCCCGAGGTTCTCGGCATCGCACTGGGCGTCCAATCCGTTCTGGGATTCAGCTTTACCATTATATCTCCGGCAGTGTTCGGCATGGCTCTCGATTACGGGCACTGGGGAGGAGCGTTCACGGTTATCGCCATCGGCACGCTTGTCACACCGCTCTGTTTGCGAGCACTACGAACAGCAGCAGCTCCTGTAGAAAACAATGGATAG
- a CDS encoding GNAT family N-acetyltransferase has protein sequence MENESTNDVLLRDVIEDDLPVFFVQQLDSAANYMAAFTTKDPTDRDAFTAHWIKIFGDKTIKKKTILFKDQVVGHISSFEQFGLPAVSYWIGKEYWGNGIATKALFQFLSDIDERPLYARAAKDNIASIRVLQKCGFQISGEDKGFSDSRGEEVEEFILILDKNDQ, from the coding sequence TTGGAAAATGAATCCACAAACGATGTCCTGTTACGGGATGTCATAGAGGATGATCTCCCCGTATTTTTCGTTCAGCAACTCGACTCGGCAGCCAACTATATGGCAGCTTTTACCACCAAGGACCCAACCGATCGGGATGCGTTCACTGCCCACTGGATCAAGATTTTTGGCGACAAAACGATCAAAAAAAAGACCATACTCTTCAAAGATCAAGTAGTTGGCCACATCTCGAGCTTTGAACAGTTTGGTTTGCCTGCAGTAAGTTATTGGATCGGAAAGGAATACTGGGGGAACGGAATCGCAACCAAGGCGCTTTTCCAGTTTTTAAGCGATATAGATGAGCGCCCCCTTTATGCACGTGCGGCCAAAGATAATATCGCCTCAATCCGTGTTTTACAAAAATGTGGTTTTCAGATATCTGGTGAGGACAAGGGGTTTTCTGACTCACGCGGTGAAGAGGTTGAAGAATTTATTTTGATCCTAGACAAGAATGACCAGTAA
- a CDS encoding LysR family transcriptional regulator, which yields MDEKDWLLLQSLCKEKSLTRAAERMYMTQPALTYRLQQLEKRFGVPLVVKHGKGIRFTPEGEYLAIYAGKMLAELRDTRDHIINMQREVQGTLRIGASIYFGQYELPLIIKKFLEQYPKVQVHVDTGFSSEIFDMLLQEEIQVGIIRGEFQWLDKKHLIHEENICLVSTEELNLDELPSLPRINYRAPKLALKLGDQMSFSLGHAIDQWWHERYTEPPTITMQVDSYETCKEMAKFGLGYTIIPRVFVRPNESLHTVDLTLKDGQPIKRRTWMLYRESTLQFAVVDRFVEFMRQYELR from the coding sequence ATGGACGAAAAAGACTGGCTGCTGCTGCAATCCCTCTGCAAGGAGAAAAGCTTGACGAGGGCAGCGGAGCGGATGTACATGACTCAGCCGGCCCTGACGTATCGTCTGCAGCAGTTGGAAAAACGATTTGGAGTGCCGCTTGTCGTCAAGCATGGGAAGGGCATTCGCTTTACGCCCGAGGGAGAGTACTTGGCGATCTATGCGGGAAAAATGCTCGCTGAATTGCGGGATACGCGTGATCACATCATCAACATGCAGCGGGAAGTGCAGGGGACGCTGCGCATCGGCGCTTCCATTTATTTTGGACAGTACGAGCTTCCCTTGATCATCAAAAAGTTTTTGGAGCAGTATCCGAAGGTGCAGGTTCACGTCGACACAGGCTTTAGCTCGGAAATATTCGATATGCTGCTGCAGGAAGAGATCCAGGTGGGAATCATACGCGGAGAGTTTCAGTGGCTGGACAAAAAGCATCTGATCCATGAGGAAAATATTTGCCTCGTATCGACAGAGGAGCTCAATCTGGACGAATTGCCATCGCTGCCCCGGATTAATTACCGGGCGCCCAAGCTGGCCTTGAAGCTGGGGGACCAAATGTCGTTTTCGCTTGGTCACGCGATTGATCAGTGGTGGCATGAGCGTTATACGGAGCCTCCCACGATCACGATGCAGGTGGACAGCTACGAGACATGCAAGGAGATGGCGAAGTTCGGATTGGGGTATACGATCATTCCGCGCGTATTTGTGCGCCCGAATGAAAGCTTGCATACCGTAGACCTGACGCTGAAGGATGGTCAGCCGATCAAGAGGCGGACGTGGATGCTGTACCGCGAATCCACCTTGCAATTTGCCGTCGTGGATCGCTTTGTGGAATTCATGCGGCAGTACGAGCTGCGTTGA
- a CDS encoding DoxX family protein, which produces MAEKKAFVALRIVTGIIFLVHGAAKLQKGMAVVAAMFGDLGLPPWLAYPVMIVETVGGLALILGIWSRWAAWSLAVIMAGAIITVKWEHGFMSQGGKSGYEFNLILLAVAGYVGLKKGEKRPD; this is translated from the coding sequence ATGGCAGAAAAAAAGGCATTTGTCGCTCTGCGGATCGTGACCGGCATCATCTTTCTCGTGCATGGCGCAGCCAAGCTGCAAAAAGGCATGGCGGTGGTCGCTGCCATGTTTGGCGATCTCGGACTGCCCCCATGGCTAGCCTATCCGGTGATGATCGTAGAGACCGTGGGGGGGCTCGCCTTGATCCTGGGGATCTGGTCTCGCTGGGCAGCTTGGTCGCTGGCTGTGATCATGGCAGGTGCGATCATCACGGTGAAATGGGAGCACGGCTTCATGAGTCAGGGAGGAAAAAGCGGATACGAGTTCAATCTCATTTTGCTCGCTGTCGCGGGGTACGTGGGGCTGAAAAAAGGAGAAAAGAGACCTGACTGA
- the nadX gene encoding aspartate dehydrogenase, which translates to MLKIGVIGYGTIGEDVVQAIGQDPVGGIQVASILVRDRSKYQVPASLQSLMTEQEDDFFAHPFDLVVESAGHEAVKRYGERVLANGADLIIVSVGAFADEALQDRLMKMAAEHGRKIIIPSAAIGGLDRIAAGSLGPMEEVTLITRKPPKAWYGTIIEQQVSLAELTEPYCAFDGVARDSARLFPESVNVSAALSLAGIGFDRTKVKVFVDPHITSNTHEIEARGKFGQIKLQIQNTPSARNPKTGYIVAMSVMKTLRDRASHFVIGV; encoded by the coding sequence ATGCTCAAAATTGGAGTCATTGGCTACGGAACGATAGGCGAGGATGTCGTGCAAGCAATCGGACAAGATCCGGTGGGAGGAATACAGGTAGCGTCCATCCTGGTGCGGGATCGATCCAAATACCAGGTGCCCGCATCGCTTCAATCACTCATGACGGAGCAGGAGGATGACTTTTTTGCCCATCCATTCGATCTCGTAGTGGAATCGGCGGGACATGAAGCGGTCAAGCGGTATGGAGAAAGGGTCCTGGCGAATGGCGCGGATTTGATCATCGTCAGTGTAGGTGCTTTCGCGGATGAAGCGCTGCAAGATCGACTGATGAAAATGGCAGCAGAACACGGCCGCAAGATCATTATCCCCTCAGCAGCCATTGGGGGCTTGGACCGGATCGCGGCAGGCAGCCTTGGGCCGATGGAGGAAGTGACGCTCATTACGAGGAAGCCGCCCAAAGCCTGGTATGGAACGATCATCGAGCAGCAGGTTTCATTAGCAGAGCTGACAGAGCCCTACTGCGCTTTCGATGGGGTGGCCAGAGATTCGGCAAGACTTTTCCCGGAGAGCGTAAACGTGTCGGCTGCCTTGAGCCTTGCGGGCATCGGATTTGATCGGACAAAAGTAAAAGTCTTCGTAGATCCGCATATTACGAGCAATACGCATGAGATTGAAGCCAGAGGAAAGTTTGGCCAAATCAAGCTGCAAATCCAGAACACGCCGTCTGCACGCAATCCGAAGACCGGCTATATCGTTGCGATGAGCGTCATGAAGACTTTGCGTGATCGGGCTTCCCACTTTGTCATCGGCGTATAG
- the helD gene encoding RNA polymerase recycling motor HelD — MSEADQDRLKEEQRVEQVVAEIKRQIGGLQEHVTEISADIVGIRKHFWDDVTVNFEDATEAAETYASIKQQAEVLSERERVHRHAHNQLRTLKRLVQSPYFGRIDFREETEPKADPIYLGIASLLDEREEQFLVYDWRAPISSLYYDYAPGPAVYETPSGTVSGEITCKRQYVIRDGKLLHLFDTGVTIGDELLQEVLGKHADSQMKSIVATIQRDQNRIIRNERSRLVIVSGAAGSGKTSAALQRIAYLLYRYRKTLRAEQIVLFSPNSLFNSYISTVLPELGEENMQQTTFQDYAEHRLGSTFSLEHPLAQMEYVLTAMEENGYAGRLEGIRIKTSPRFMRAIDDYAALLKEKGIQFRPITFRDRVIIRAERIREQFYAMDPSISIPNRMALLARWLLGELKKQERLERNKPWVEDELELLDKDAFVAAYQELRRQNQFREDTFNDFDREQELLAAKIVKKQFQPLRQFVRELAFIDAAATYRQLFSDSELAHAVFCAAERPPMWDEICRQTLERLDHHELTYEDTPPFLYLLEKLEGFQTNNIVRHVFIDEAQDYSPFQFALLQRLFPRAKMTVLGDWNQAIYAHAYQSSSFEAVASLYEPEQTETFVLTKSYRSTEPIVTFTRQLVPGGESIEPFHRAGRKPSVTIVADSDRLTEKIAAKIKELQADGHQAIAVITKTAAEAQEAYERLRDKLEIRMIGTKAISYETGALIIPSYLAKGVEFDAVLIYDASSERYQLENERKLFYTACTRAMHELHLYSVGAISPFLSTVTEDSYELIP, encoded by the coding sequence ATGAGCGAAGCTGACCAAGACAGACTGAAGGAAGAGCAGCGGGTAGAGCAGGTTGTTGCCGAGATTAAGAGACAGATAGGTGGCCTGCAGGAGCATGTCACAGAAATCAGTGCTGACATCGTAGGCATCCGCAAGCATTTTTGGGACGATGTCACCGTCAACTTTGAGGATGCTACCGAAGCGGCCGAAACGTATGCCAGCATCAAACAGCAAGCCGAGGTATTATCGGAGCGCGAGCGCGTCCATCGCCACGCCCATAATCAGCTGCGGACGCTGAAGCGCTTGGTGCAATCCCCCTATTTCGGAAGGATTGACTTTCGCGAAGAGACAGAACCGAAAGCAGATCCCATTTATTTAGGAATCGCCTCTCTGCTTGATGAGCGTGAGGAGCAATTTTTGGTGTACGACTGGCGAGCGCCCATCTCCAGCCTGTACTACGATTACGCTCCTGGACCAGCCGTGTACGAGACCCCAAGCGGAACCGTCTCGGGTGAAATCACTTGCAAACGACAGTATGTCATTCGCGATGGAAAGCTGCTTCATTTGTTTGACACCGGCGTGACGATCGGCGATGAGCTTTTGCAGGAAGTGCTCGGCAAACATGCGGACTCGCAAATGAAGAGCATCGTCGCCACGATCCAACGAGATCAAAACCGCATCATTCGCAACGAACGCAGTCGCCTCGTCATCGTCTCCGGTGCCGCTGGCAGCGGAAAAACCTCCGCTGCCCTGCAGCGAATCGCCTACCTGCTGTACCGTTACCGCAAGACGCTGCGCGCCGAACAAATCGTGCTGTTTTCTCCCAACTCGCTTTTCAACAGCTACATTTCCACAGTGCTGCCAGAGCTGGGGGAAGAAAACATGCAGCAGACGACCTTCCAGGACTATGCGGAGCATCGGCTCGGCTCGACCTTTTCGCTGGAGCACCCGCTTGCCCAGATGGAATATGTGCTTACGGCCATGGAAGAGAACGGCTATGCAGGACGTCTGGAAGGCATCCGGATCAAAACCTCTCCGCGCTTCATGCGGGCGATCGATGACTACGCAGCTCTTCTCAAGGAAAAGGGAATTCAATTTCGCCCGATCACTTTTCGAGACAGGGTCATCATCCGTGCGGAGCGCATTCGCGAGCAATTTTACGCCATGGACCCCTCCATTTCCATCCCCAACCGGATGGCTCTGCTCGCAAGATGGCTGCTTGGCGAGCTGAAAAAACAGGAACGCCTGGAACGCAACAAACCATGGGTAGAAGATGAGCTGGAGCTTTTGGACAAAGATGCATTTGTCGCGGCCTATCAGGAGCTGCGCCGGCAAAATCAGTTCCGGGAAGATACCTTCAATGATTTTGATCGGGAGCAAGAGCTGCTCGCTGCTAAAATCGTGAAAAAGCAATTTCAGCCTCTGCGCCAGTTTGTTCGGGAGCTGGCATTCATTGATGCTGCAGCTACCTATCGTCAGCTTTTTTCGGATTCCGAGCTCGCTCACGCTGTTTTTTGCGCTGCTGAAAGGCCGCCGATGTGGGATGAGATCTGCAGGCAAACCTTGGAAAGACTGGATCATCACGAGCTGACATACGAGGACACGCCGCCGTTTCTGTACCTGCTGGAAAAACTGGAGGGCTTTCAGACGAACAACATCGTCCGGCATGTCTTCATCGATGAAGCCCAGGACTACTCTCCCTTCCAGTTTGCCCTTTTGCAAAGACTCTTCCCCCGCGCCAAAATGACCGTGCTGGGCGACTGGAATCAAGCGATTTACGCTCATGCCTACCAGAGCTCGAGCTTCGAGGCGGTCGCTTCGCTCTATGAGCCTGAGCAAACCGAAACATTCGTGCTGACCAAGAGCTATCGCTCCACGGAACCGATCGTCACCTTTACCCGCCAGCTGGTACCGGGCGGCGAGAGCATCGAGCCCTTCCATCGGGCCGGTCGCAAGCCAAGTGTGACGATCGTAGCCGATTCCGATCGGTTGACTGAAAAGATCGCAGCAAAAATCAAAGAATTGCAGGCCGACGGGCATCAAGCCATCGCTGTCATAACCAAGACGGCAGCAGAAGCACAGGAGGCGTATGAACGCTTGCGTGACAAGCTGGAGATACGCATGATCGGCACCAAAGCGATTTCCTATGAGACCGGGGCCTTGATCATCCCGTCTTACTTGGCCAAAGGGGTTGAGTTTGACGCGGTCCTTATCTACGATGCGTCATCGGAGCGTTATCAGCTGGAGAACGAACGAAAGCTGTTTTACACGGCCTGTACCCGCGCCATGCATGAATTGCATCTGTACAGCGTCGGTGCCATAAGTCCGTTCCTCTCCACCGTAACTGAGGATAGTTATGAGCTCATCCCCTAG
- a CDS encoding 2Fe-2S iron-sulfur cluster-binding protein gives MPSITFHTSGKTIQVDKDANLLRTSIRYEGAVPFKCGGGLCGTCRVQIVDGQENLSRVMKKEVDRLGNDKIAQGYRLACQTFVTGDVTVSWGEEDVDRLNKIAQRRINAAQ, from the coding sequence GTGCCATCTATCACTTTTCATACGTCAGGTAAGACTATTCAGGTGGATAAAGACGCGAATCTTCTGCGAACTTCCATTCGGTACGAGGGAGCCGTTCCATTCAAATGCGGCGGCGGACTATGCGGAACCTGTCGCGTACAGATTGTGGATGGGCAGGAAAACCTCAGCAGGGTCATGAAAAAAGAGGTTGATCGTTTGGGAAATGACAAGATTGCGCAGGGGTACCGTTTGGCATGCCAAACCTTTGTCACCGGAGATGTCACCGTTTCTTGGGGCGAAGAAGACGTGGACCGCCTGAACAAAATTGCCCAGAGACGGATTAACGCTGCGCAGTAA
- a CDS encoding DUF6143 family protein, with protein sequence MAKSSFNQSPYYYGMPDVYMQMGYYPFPTPPATEQLPRHAYIPYPMSMASQCKYFLGQTEKVTVGPGGQGFGALSNPVRSGALLYVQDWHVTNLSEHPLEVQFWFGKTESIAGASSAAITSGFAQLSSCPPSQGKLLFSQSESDLPRGGTIATTRIVPPLSTVGAQIDGQWILGPGMSLMAHVPASEKNAVFLFSMGWWEQPVF encoded by the coding sequence ATGGCAAAGTCCTCCTTTAATCAATCCCCTTATTATTACGGCATGCCAGATGTCTACATGCAGATGGGCTACTATCCGTTCCCGACCCCGCCCGCTACAGAGCAGCTGCCCCGGCATGCCTACATTCCCTATCCCATGTCAATGGCCTCCCAGTGCAAGTACTTTCTCGGTCAAACGGAAAAAGTAACGGTCGGCCCGGGCGGCCAAGGCTTTGGAGCTTTGTCAAACCCCGTTCGCTCCGGCGCCCTTTTATATGTACAGGACTGGCATGTGACCAACCTCTCGGAGCATCCGCTGGAGGTGCAATTCTGGTTCGGGAAAACAGAATCCATCGCGGGAGCCAGCTCCGCCGCCATTACCTCCGGCTTTGCACAGCTTTCCTCCTGTCCTCCTTCCCAAGGAAAGCTCCTTTTTTCTCAGAGTGAGTCCGATTTGCCTCGCGGAGGCACCATCGCCACCACCAGAATTGTTCCACCCCTGAGTACGGTAGGTGCGCAAATCGACGGACAATGGATTCTCGGGCCTGGCATGTCTCTGATGGCCCATGTACCAGCATCCGAGAAAAACGCAGTCTTCCTTTTTTCGATGGGCTGGTGGGAACAGCCTGTCTTCTGA
- a CDS encoding DUF423 domain-containing protein, producing MKLFLLLGSISGFLSVALGAFGAHALKEKLDEYSLGIFHTGVTYQTTHALAMILVALLIKWYPDSAGLTWAGWCFVLGTIIFSGSLYALAMSGVKVLGAITPIGGLLFLVGWALLAIHAWKAVS from the coding sequence ATGAAACTGTTTCTGCTGCTCGGCAGCATCAGCGGCTTTTTGTCTGTCGCACTGGGAGCTTTTGGAGCCCATGCCCTGAAAGAAAAACTGGACGAGTACTCCCTCGGCATTTTCCACACGGGGGTGACCTACCAAACGACGCATGCACTGGCCATGATTCTGGTCGCCCTGCTGATCAAATGGTATCCGGATTCAGCTGGATTGACTTGGGCTGGGTGGTGCTTTGTGTTGGGTACCATCATCTTTTCTGGTAGCCTGTACGCGCTGGCGATGTCCGGTGTCAAAGTGCTGGGTGCCATTACCCCGATCGGCGGCCTGCTGTTCCTCGTAGGCTGGGCCTTGCTCGCCATTCATGCCTGGAAAGCTGTCTCGTAA
- a CDS encoding SpoVR family protein, with the protein MTNEERKELERSIDEITEIAKGFNLDFYPMRYEICPADIIYTFGAYGMPTRFSHWSFGKSFYRMKLSYDLNLSKIYELVINSNPCYAFLLDGNSLIQNKLIVAHVLAHCDFFKNNMRFSNTNRDMVESMAASSERIRQYEIEYGKEAVENLLDASLAIQEHIDPSLLRPKLRWKREPDEPVKKGKAERHSPYDDLWGLDRKEKQEVDQVKQVRKFPPSPEKDLLLFVMEYSTILEDWQRDVLTIIRDEMLYFWPQMETKIMNEGWATYWHMRILREMELSESETIEFAKLHSSVIQPSTTSINPYHLGLKIFEDIERRWDKPTKEEQERFGRKPGEGRAKIFEVRELESDISFLSNFLTKDLVSDLDLYMFGKQGNDWIVTDKQWEQVRDGLAGTRVNGGFPYVMVHDGDYLRSGEMYLKHHFEGLELDVKYVEKTLPYVYTLWGKNVHLETVIEDRQVLFTYDGKKVHRRFL; encoded by the coding sequence TTGACCAACGAAGAACGCAAAGAGCTGGAGCGGTCGATTGATGAAATTACCGAGATTGCCAAGGGGTTCAACCTTGATTTTTATCCGATGCGCTACGAAATCTGCCCGGCGGATATCATCTATACGTTTGGTGCTTACGGAATGCCGACGCGCTTTTCGCATTGGAGCTTTGGCAAATCGTTTTATCGCATGAAACTGTCGTACGATCTCAACCTGAGCAAAATTTACGAGCTGGTGATCAATTCGAATCCTTGCTACGCCTTTTTGCTGGATGGCAACTCATTGATTCAGAACAAGCTGATCGTCGCCCACGTCTTGGCGCACTGCGACTTTTTCAAGAACAACATGCGTTTCTCCAATACGAATCGAGACATGGTAGAGTCCATGGCGGCGAGCTCGGAGCGCATCCGTCAATACGAGATCGAATACGGCAAGGAAGCGGTGGAGAATCTCCTCGATGCGAGCCTGGCCATTCAGGAGCATATCGATCCGAGTTTGCTGCGGCCCAAGCTGCGCTGGAAGCGAGAACCGGATGAGCCAGTCAAAAAAGGAAAAGCAGAGCGTCACTCCCCATACGACGATCTGTGGGGACTGGATCGCAAGGAGAAGCAGGAAGTCGATCAGGTAAAGCAGGTGCGCAAGTTTCCGCCGTCGCCTGAAAAAGACCTGCTGCTGTTCGTCATGGAATACAGCACCATTCTGGAAGACTGGCAACGGGATGTGCTGACCATCATCCGCGACGAGATGCTCTATTTCTGGCCTCAGATGGAGACGAAGATCATGAACGAAGGCTGGGCGACCTACTGGCACATGCGCATCCTTCGGGAAATGGAGCTGAGCGAGTCCGAGACGATTGAATTTGCCAAGCTGCACTCCTCTGTCATCCAGCCATCGACCACGAGCATTAATCCGTATCATTTGGGGTTGAAAATTTTCGAAGATATCGAACGCCGCTGGGATAAGCCGACCAAGGAAGAGCAGGAGCGGTTTGGGCGCAAGCCGGGAGAGGGGCGCGCGAAAATTTTTGAAGTGCGCGAGCTGGAATCGGACATCAGCTTTCTCAGCAACTTCTTGACCAAGGATTTGGTGAGCGATCTGGATCTGTATATGTTCGGGAAGCAAGGCAACGACTGGATCGTCACGGACAAACAATGGGAGCAGGTGCGAGACGGGCTGGCCGGCACGCGGGTCAATGGCGGCTTCCCGTACGTCATGGTCCACGACGGAGATTATTTGCGATCCGGGGAGATGTACCTGAAGCACCACTTCGAGGGCCTGGAGCTCGATGTGAAGTACGTGGAAAAAACGTTGCCTTACGTCTATACGCTGTGGGGGAAAAACGTGCATCTGGAGACGGTCATTGAGGATCGTCAGGTCTTATTCACATACGACGGGAAGAAAGTGCATCGTCGGTTTTTGTAG